One genomic segment of Helianthus annuus cultivar XRQ/B chromosome 14, HanXRQr2.0-SUNRISE, whole genome shotgun sequence includes these proteins:
- the LOC110890677 gene encoding protein trichome birefringence-like 36, whose amino-acid sequence MASSTFILCFLAFSLLLGLVRLTRASKLEIEELSWLDDDKDEEINMVLGRHDSLRKCDFGSGKWVYDQTYPLYDAATCPYLSTRVTCRKNGRPDSDYEKWRWKPHGCNIPRFDALEFLGRMRRKRIMLVGDSIMRNQWESLVCLVESVVPTDRKTVTYAGPTMAFHALDFETSIEFCWAPLLVELKKGPGNRRILHLDLIEENAKYWRAADVLVFDSAHWWTHSDKWTSWDLLMEGKHVARDMNRMVAYQRGLRTWAKWIDLNLDPRQSRVIFRSMSPRHNRDNGWKCYKQREPLAYASHPHVPEEMMILKGVLKSMRFPVYLQDITAMSALRKDGHPSVYTQAGGDKVEKQHGTGHGSADCSHWCLPGVPDIWNEMLNAML is encoded by the exons ATGGCTTCCTCCACCTTCATTTTGTGTTTCCTTGCCTTCTCATTGCTACTTGGTCTCGTTAGACTGACTAGAGCGTCGAAACTCGAGATTGAGGAGTTGTCGTGGCTCGATGATGACAAGGATGAGGAGATCAACATGGTCCTGGGACGTCACGATTCACTAAGAAAATGTGATTTTGGGTCGGGAAAATGGGTGTATGATCAAACCTATCCTCTTTACGATGCAGCCACTTGCCCGTATCTTAGTACTAGAGTAACTTGTCGAAAAAATGGGAGGCCCGATTCTGATTACGAGAAATGGAGATGGAAACCACATGGTTGTAACATTCCTAG GTTTGATGCATTGGAGTTTCTTGGAAGAATGAGAAGGAAAAGAATAATGTTAGTAGGTGATTCCATAATGAGAAACCAATGGGAATCTCTCGTTTGCTTGGTCGAATCCGTAGTGCCAACTGACCGCAAAACGGTTACTTATGCAGGCCCAACGATGGCCTTCCATGCCCTG GATTTTGAGACATCTATTGAGTTTTGTTGGGCCCCACTTCTTGTTGAACTGAAGAAAGGGCCTGGAAACAGGAGGATTTTGCATTTGGATTTGATAGAAGAGAATGCCAAGTATTGGAGAGCTGCTGATGTGTTGGTTTTTGATTCGGCACACTGGTGGACCCACTCTGACAAATGGACCTC GTGGGACTTGTTGATGGAGGGAAAGCATGTAGCCCGGGATATGAACCGAATGGTTGCATACCAAAGAGGGCTTCGAACATGGGCTAAATGGATCGATTTGAACCTCGACCCACGTCAGTCCCGTGTCATATTTCGTAGCATGTCACCTCGGCATAATAG GGACAATGGATGGAAATGCTACAAGCAAAGGGAACCGTTAGCGTATGCTAGTCACCCCCATGTACCTGAAGAGATGATGATTCTTAAAGGCGTGCTAAAAAGTATGAGATTTCCTGTTTATCTACAAGATATAACTGCTATGTCAGCTCTACGAAAAGACGGACACCCATCTGTTTACACACAAGCTGGTGGAGATAAAGTCGAGAAACAACACGGGACGGGCCATGGTTCGGCTGATTGTAGTCATTGGTGCCTGCCTGGTGTTCCTGATATCTGGAATGAGATGCTAAATGCTATGCTTTGA